In a genomic window of Brassica rapa cultivar Chiifu-401-42 chromosome A10, CAAS_Brap_v3.01, whole genome shotgun sequence:
- the LOC103847184 gene encoding ATP synthase subunit beta-2, mitochondrial gives MASRRVLSTLLRSSSSRSAARFATRNPRLPPPSPARCASPFGDLLGRVAEYSTSSPAAPSSPPPAKDEAAKKTYDYGGKGAIGKVCQVIGAIVDVRFEDQEGLPPIMTSLEVQDHPTRLVLEVSHHLGQNVVRTIAMDGTEGLVRGRRVLNTGAPITVPVGRATLGRIMNVLGEPIDERGEIKTEHYLPIHRDAPALVDLATGQEILATGIKVVDLLAPYQRGGKIGLFGGAGVGKTVLIMELINNVAKAHGGFSVFAGVGERTREGNDLYREMIESGVIKLGEKQSESKCALVYGQMNEPPGARARVGLTGLTVAEYFRDAEGQDVLLFIDNIFRFTQANSEVSALLGRIPSAVGYQPTLASDLGALQERITTTKKGSITSVQAIYVPADDLTDPAPATTFAHLDATTVLSRQISELGIYPAVDPLDSTSRMLSPHILGEEHYNTARGVQKVLQNYKNLQDIIAILGMDELSEDDKLTVARARKIQRFLSQPFHVAEIFTGAPGKYVDLKENINSFQGLLDGKYDDLPEQSFYMVGGIDEVVAKAEKISKEAAA, from the exons ATGGCGTCTCGGAGAGTCTTATCAACGCTTCTCCGTTCATCATCCTCCAGATCCGCCGCCAGATTCGCTACCCGCAACCCTAGGCTCCCGCCCCCTTCCCCCGCACGATGCGCTTCTCCTTTTGGTGACCTCCTCGGACGCGTCGCCGAATATTCCACCTCTTCACCCGCTGCGCCATCGTCTCCTCCTCCAGCTAAGGATGAGGCGGCGAAGAAGACGTACGATTACGGAGGCAAAGGCGCGATCGGGAAGGTCTGCCAGGTCATCGGTGCTATCGTCGATGTGAGATTCGAAGATCAGGAGGGATTGCCTCCGATCATGACGTCACTCGAGGTGCAGGATCATCCCACGAGATTGGTCCTTGAGGTTTCGCATCACTTGGGTCAGAATGTGGTCAGGACCATTGCTATGGATGGTACTGAGGGACTCGTTCGTGGAAGACGCGTTCTCAATACCGGAGCTCCAATCACT gTCCCTGTTGGAAGAGCAACTCTTGGACGTATCATGAATGTTCTTGGAGAACCCATCGACGAAAGAGGCGAAATTA AGACCGAACACTACTTACCTATTCACAGAGATGCTCCGGCTTTGGTTGATCTTGCCACCGGACAAGAGATCCTTGCCACTGGTATTAAG GTTGTTGATCTACTTGCTCCTTACCAAAGGGGAGGAAAGATTGGGCTATTTGGTGGTGCTGGTGTTGGCAAAACTGTGCTCATTATGGAACTGATTAACAATGTCGCTAAAGCTCATG GTGGTTTCTCCGTGTTTGCTGGTGTGGGAGAGAGAACCCGTGAAGGCAATGACTTGTACAGAGAAATGATTGAGAGTGGTGTCATCAAGCTAGGCGAGAAGCAG TCTGAGAGCAAATGTGCTCTAGTGTATGGACAAATGAACGAGCCCCCGGGTGCTCGTGCCCGTGTTGGACTTACTGGTTTGACTGTTGCTGAGTATTTCCGTGATGCTGAAGGCCAAGATGTGTTGCTTTTCATTGACAACATTTTCCGTTTCACTCAG GCTAACTCTGAAGTGTCTGCTTTGCTTGGTCGTATCCCATCTGCTGTGGGTTACCAGCCAACTCTGGCTTCCGATCTCGGTGCTCTTCAAGAGCGAATCACAACCACTAAGAAAGGTTCCATCACCTCAGTGCAAGCCATCTATGTCCCTGCGGATGATTTGACCGATCCTGCTCCTGCCACAACCTTTGCTCACTTGGATGCCACAACCGTGCTCTCGAGACAG ATTTCTGAGCTGGGTATCTATCCTGCTGTGGATCCTCTGGATTCAACATCCCGTATGCTCTCACCTCACATTCTTGGTGAGGAGCACTACAACACTGCTCGTGGTGTGCAGAAAGTGCTACAGAACTACAAGAACTTGCAAGATATTATTGCCATTTTGGGAATGGATGAGCTAAGTGAAGATGACAAGCTGACTGTTGCCCGTGCCCGTAAGATCCAGAGATTCTTGAGTCAACCCTTCCACGTCGCTGAGATTTTCACCGGTGCCCCCGGAAAATACGTTGACCTTAAGGAGAATATCAACAGTTTCCAG GGTTTGCTCGATGGTAAGTACGATGATCTTCCTGAACAATCGTTTTACATGGTTGGTGGCATCGACGAGGTTGTTGCGAAAGCAGAGAAGATCTCCAAGGAGGCCGCAGCTTAA
- the LOC103847582 gene encoding uncharacterized protein LOC103847582: MVRGGSETYFWFDPWTPYGVLIDYLGPSGPSDLGISMDSLVSSITQGSAWTLRPARSERQVNLHVYLTSFSPFPGSDAAIWKVRDSICANFSTKKVWQFLRMAKPSVSWARFIWNQAIIPKHRITSWLFMLNRNPTMDRLISWSLDLENCCLLCGSAPESRDHLFFLCPYSTLVWKAVTGVLGFTNPPLQWDSVLHWFESATSNQVLLAALLQLWHGVIYALWQERNVRYHDGLTKPHWMLSREVTKQAKDKSAAMRNCGSELGLSLVTFWSAV, from the coding sequence ATGGTGCGAGGAGGAAGTGAAACTTACTTCTGGTTTGATCCTTGGACACCTTATGGTGTTTTAATTGATTATTTGGGACCTTCGGGCCCTTCAGATTTGGGAATCTCAATGGATTCTCTGGTTTCTTCCATTACTCAAGGTTCTGCTTGGACCCTAAGACCGGCTAGGTCTGAGCGACAAGTGAATCTTCATGTTTATCTTACTTCATTTTCTCCTTTTCCGGGGTCTGACGCTGCTATTTGGAAAGTTAGAGATTCAATTTGTGCTAATTTCTCTACAAAGAAAGTGTGGCAGTTCTTGAGAATGGCTAAGCCTTCAGTTTCGTGGGCGAGATTTATATGGAATCAGGCAATTATTCCTAAGCATAGGATTACTTCCTGGTTGTTCATGCTTAACCGTAACCCAActatggatcgattaatctCTTGGAGTCTTGATTTGGAAAATTGTTGTCTGCTGTGTGGAAGTGCACCTGAATCTAGGGATCATTTGTTCTTTCTATGCCCTTACTCCACTCTTGTTTGGAAAGCTGTTACTGGAGTGCTTGGTTTCACTAACCCTCCTCTTCAATGGGATTCTGTTCTTCATTGGTTTGAATCTGCTACAAGTAATCAAGTTCTGTTGGCTGCTTTGCTTCAGCTCTGGCATGGAGTTATATATGCGTTATGGCAAGAGCGCAATGTACGTTACCACGATGGTCTTACAAAACCTCATTGGATGTTATCTCGAGAAGTCACCAAACAGGCAAAGGACAAATCTGCAGCTATGCGAAACTGTGGATCAGAACTTGGCTTGAGTTTGGTGACTTTCTGGTCTGCTGTTTAA
- the LOC103847185 gene encoding uncharacterized protein LOC103847185, with protein MSVSKLPLLSHGVHSTDSFNFAKEPAALSVLLPCPSQIRLFSPFFTTAIGGSGVVKCRGTRHSRGGEEGLRKESFVEEDDDDERGERKVRCEVDVISWRERRIRGEIWVDSDSQSVWDVLTDYERLADFIPNLVSSGRIPCPHPGRIWLEQRGLQRALYWHIEARVVLDLHECPDSPNGRELHFSMVDGDFKKFEGKWSVKSGIRSVGAVLSYEVNVIPRFNFPAIFLERIIRSDLPVNLRAVARQAEINYRAREKPSIIDALLGRASVPSTPSHSVESESPVTERSAATSSAGSLSHSNELNNNWGVYGKVCKLDKPCTVDEVHLRRFDGLLENGGVHRCAIASITVKAPVCEVWKVLTAYESLPEIVPNLAISKILSRENNKVRILQEGCKGLLYMVLHAKAVLDLHETREQEIRFEQVEGDFDSLEGKWIFEQLGNHHTLLKYTVESKMRKDTFLSEAIMEEVIYEDLPSNLCAIRDYIEKRGDKSSETCKVETCHVSEETCYSSRDTSTETVKNSNDCADQTKQRARIPGLQRDIEVLKSEILKFISEHGQEGFMPMRKQLRSHGRVDIEKAITRMGGFRRIAVMMNLSLAYKYRKPKGYWDNLENLQEEIGKFQQSWGMDPSFMPSRKTFERAGRYDIARALEKWGGLHEVSRLLALNVRHPSRQLNSRKDNGGTMQRSESIDTDLNSTLSSKKNKPYVSQDTEKWLYKLKDLDINWVQ; from the exons ATGTCTGTGAGCAAGCTTCCACTTCTCTCCCATGGCGTTCACTCCACTGACTCGTTCAATTTCGCGAAGGAACCAGCGGCTCTGAGTGTGTTGCTCCCGTGTCCCTCGCAGATTCGACTATTCTCACCCTTTTTCACCACCGCGATCGGAGGCTCTGGGGTCGTCAAGTGCCGCGGAACGAGGCATAGTAGAGGAGGTGAGGAGGGTTTGAGGAAAGAGAGTTTCGTGGAGGAAGACGATGACGacgagagaggagagagaaaagTGAGGTGTGAGGTGGATGTGATCTCGTGGAGGGAGCGGAGGATAAGGGGGGAGATCTGGGTGGATTCTGATTCTCAATCCGTTTGGGATGTTCTCACTGATTACGAGCGCCTTGCTGATTTCATCCCTAATCTCGTTTCTAG CGGAAGGATTCCTTGTCCGCATCCAGGACGTATATGGCTGGAGCAACGAGGCCTTCAAAGAGCGTTGTACTGGCATATTGAAGCTCGTGTTGTCCTCGATCTCCATGAGTGTCCTGATTCT CCAAATGGTCGTGAGCTTCACTTCTCTATGGTAGATGGTGATTTCAAAAAGTTCGAGGGAAAATGGTCTGTGAAATCTGGTATCAG GTCCGTAGGAGCTGTCTTGTCATACGAAGTAAACGTAATCCCAAGATTTAACTTCCCTGCAATCTTCTTAGAGAGGATAATCAGATCCGATCTTCCTGTAAATCTCCGAGCCGTAGCTCGACAGGCTGAGATAAATTATAGAGCTCGCGAAAAGCCGTCAATAATAGATGCTCTGTTGGGTAGAGCTTCTGTACCGTCAACCCCTTCTCATAGTGTGGAGTCTGAAAGTCCGGTTACTGAGAGATCTGCTGCCACTTCCAGTGCTGGATCACTATCTCATTCAAATGAATTGAACAATAACTGGGGAGTGTATGGAAAAGTCTGCAAGCTTGATAAACCTTGCACTGTGGACGAAGTCCATCTTCGTAGATTTGATGGACTGTTG GAAAATGGAGGTGTCCACCGTTGCGCCATTGCTAGTATAACAGTTAAAGCTCCGGTTTGTGAGGTTTGGAAAGTCTTAACTGCTTATGAGAGCCTCCCAGA GATAGTTCCAAATTTGGCAATCAGCAAGATCTTGTCACGCGAAAACAATAAAGTCCGAATACTTCAG GAAGGTTGCAAAGGCCTGCTTTACATGGTGCTTCATGCGAAAGCTGTTCTGGATTTGCATGAGACTCGTGAGCAGGAAATCAGATTCGAGCAGGTTGAAGGAGACTTTGACTCGCTCGAAGGGAAATGGATTTTTGAACAATTAGGAAACCATCACACCCTTCTCAAGTACACCGTGGAGTCCAAAATGCGAAAAGATACATTTCTCTCCGAAGCAATTATGGAAGAG GTTATTTATGAAGATCTTCCGTCAAATCTATGCGCAATCAGAGACTACATCGAGAAAAGAGGAGATAAATCTTCAGAGACATGTAAAGTGGAGACATGTCATGTTTCGGAGGAAACATGTTATTCATCTCGTGACACATCAACGGAGACCGTTAAGAACAGTAATGACTGTGCGGACCAAACTAAGCAGAGAGCAAGGATTCCCGGTCTGCAAAGAGACATCGAAGTGTTGAAATCGGAGATTCTCAAGTTCATATCAGAACATGGGCAAGAAGGATTCATGCCCATGAGAAAGCAGCTCAGGTCACATGGAAGAGTCGACATCGAGAAAGCCATTACAAGAATGGGTGGGTTCAGGAGAATAGCTGTGATGATGAATCTTTCCCTTGCTTATaaataccgaaaaccaaaaGGGTACTGGGACAATCTCGAGAACTTGCAAGAAGAG ATAGGAAAATTTCAGCAGAGTTGGGGAATGGATCCATCGTTTATGCCGAGCAGGAAAACGTTCGAACGTGCAG GTCGTTATGACATAGCGCGTGCGCTAGAGAAGTGGGGAGGATTACACGAAGTGTCTCGTCTTTTAGCGTTGAACGTGAGACATCCGAGCAGACAGCTAAATTCTCGTAAAGACAATGGTGGCACGATGCAGAGAAGTGAATCTATTGATACCGATTTAAACTCAACGCTTAGTAGTAAGAAAAACAAACCTTATGTTTCTCAAGATACAGAGAAATGGTTGTACAAACTTAAAGATCTTGATATCAATTGGGTCcaataa
- the LOC103847186 gene encoding probable E3 ubiquitin-protein ligase ARI16 translates to MESAAAAQRLYSVLTRTEVRDKMMKEIVQISEVFSLSQSDATVALIHLGWDSFKASDLLGDNKERFLSKLGLVGDGDNDNLVSSTPLCSHKFCSDCWRDHLSEALEEEKEMMISCVVASVGPDTEPVKEMYERYVLGSFMDSNRIKWCPAKGCEYAIQRHDDHDDADEEEEASDFGVVCLCGHTFCWRCKNESHRPVTCNNASLWLNELLDEARTFGLIATKTKPCPHCQSRVEKDSDNYLRIVTCVCSYAFCWRCLRPEEDHRGGLDYCFEVFVPPPHEEAALLHHLTLWEESHKAMEASKTYLKAIESLGELDMGAVREACALIVQCRLVLKWCGVFGYFITDYHSGKKQYLDHLVEKATANLLKHKECMDELVRGADSGGVVAGFRHKLETSTKATGNYFHVFVKTVEDGLCDVKAGVFENVPMDYWFCDRCTFQNDSFEKKCRVCVFPFEGPSPLVALNNNGAASVHQEQELPNVSSNPFASPQQEAPNTVVFGNTNNTASANMFNNPFATSPGGTNLFQSAPLPAMSNNPFALPVAFGNNNSSIGASVHQQQIPNLANNPFASNPGGGFYNHPVFPFGSNSIGASAYQPNMANNPFAAYGNNSAPHHQQEQVPTMANNPFARPGGANPFQFPSFVGFGNSNNSAHKQEAVVKEEPNLENSMESE, encoded by the exons ATGGAATCAGCAGCAGCGGCGCAGAGACTCTACTCTGTTCTCACGAGAACAGAAGTTCGTGACAAGATGATGAAAGAGATCGTCCAGATCTCAGAAGTCTTCTCGCTGTCTCAATCCGATGCCACCGTAGCCTTAATCCATCTAGGTTGGGACTCGTTCAAGGCTTCGGATCTTTTGGGAGACAACAAGGAGAGGTTTCTTTCGAAACTAGGGTTGGTTGGTGACGGAGATAATGATAATCTTGTCTCTTCCACTCCCTTGTGCTCACACAAGTTTTGTTCTGATTGCTGGAGAGATCATCTCAGCGAGGCTCtcgaggaggagaaggagatgaTGATCTCTTGTGTTGTTGCCTCGGTTGGACCGGATACGGAGCCGGTTAAGGAGATGTACGAGAGGTACGTTCTTGGATCTTTCATGGACAGCAACAGGATCAAGTGGTGTCCTGCAAAGGGATGCGAGTACGCGATCCAGCGTCATGATGATCATGATGATGCtgacgaggaggaggaggctagTGACTTTGGTGTGGTGTGTTTGTGCGGTCACACGTTCTGTTGGAGGTGCAAGAACGAGTCGCACAGACCAGTGACGTGCAACAACGCTTCCCTTTGGTTGAATGAGCTTTTGGATGAAGCGAGAACGTTTGGATTGATCGCTACGAAGACCAAACCTTGTCCTCATTGCCAGAGCCGCGTGGAGAAGGATAGTGATAATTATCTGAGGATCGTTACTTGCGTCTgcag TTACGCCTTCTGTTGGAGGTGCTTGCGACCAGAGGAAGATCACAGAGGAGGACTAGACTATTGTTTTGAAGTCTTTGTTCCTCCACCACACGAGGAAGCGGCTCTGCTTCATCACCTGACGCTCTGGGAGGAGAGTCATAAGGCGATGGAGGCATCTAAAACCTATCTCAAAGCCATTGAGAGTCTGGGAGAGCTGGACATGGGGGCTGTGAGGGAAGCGTGTGCGCTAATCGTTCAGTGCAGACTTGTGTTGAAATGGTGCGGTGTGTTTGGTTACTTCATAACAGATTACCATAGCGGTAAGAAGCAGTACTTGGACCACCTTGTGGAGAAAGCTACCGCGAATCTTCTAAAGCACAAGGAGTGTATGGATGAGTTGGTGAGGGGAGCCGACTCGGGTGGAGTTGTAGCTGGATTCAGGCATAAGCTGGAGACCTCGACGAAGGCAACTGGTAACTACTTCCATGTCTTTGTCAAGACCGTTGAAGATGGTCTGTGCGATGTGAAGGCTGGTGTGTTCGAGAATGTGCCTATGGACTACTGGTTCTGCGACCGTTGTACGTTTCAGAACGACAGTTTTGAGAAGAAGTGTAGGGTCTGCGTTTTCCCTTTCGAAGGTCCTTCTCCTCTTGTGGCTCTTAACAACAACGGTGCTGCGAGTGTTCATCAGGAACAAGAGCTCCCAAACGTGTCCAGCAATCCATTTGCATCTCCTCAGCAAGAAGCACCAAACACTGTGGTGTTTGGTAACACCAACAACACTGCAAGTGCTAATATGTTCAATAACCCCTTTGCTACTAGTCCAGGAGGAACAAACCTTTTTCAGTCTGCTCCACTTCCCGCAATGTCCAACAATCCATTTGCTCTTCCTGTGGCTTTTGGTAACAACAACAGCAGCATTGGTGCAAGTGTTCATCAGCAGCAAATCCCAAACTTGGCTAACAATCCATTCGCTAGTAATCCAGGAGGAGGATTTTATAATCATCCAGTGTTTCCTTTTGGTAGCAACAGCATTGGTGCGAGTGCTTATCAACCAAACATGGCGAACAATCCATTTGCTGCTTATGGGAACAACAGTGCTCCTCATCATCAGCAAGAACAAGTCCCAACCATGGCTAACAATCCATTTGCTCGTCCAGGAGGAGCAAATCCGTTTCAGTTTCCTTCATTTGTGGGTTTCGGTAACAGCAACAACAGTGCTCATAAGCAAGAAGCCGTCGTCAAGGAGGAACCAAACCTCGAAAATTCGATGGAGAGCGAGTGA
- the LOC103847188 gene encoding alternative NAD(P)H-ubiquinone oxidoreductase C1, chloroplastic/mitochondrial isoform X1 encodes MALLSAVSSLLPFSYGATRLSSKASLASTTSGFNLSSLRNSPRNPLRLYVSRAIADNGGYTEVSEIETPPPRTYTWPDNKRPRVCILGGGFGGLYTALRLESLVWPDDKKPQVVLVDQSERFVFKPMLYELLSGEVDVWEIAPRFSDLLTNTGIQFLRDRVKTLLPCDGLGVNGYESSVTGGTVLLESGFNIEYDWLVLALGAEPKLDLVPGAMEFALPFYTLNDAIRVNEKLSKLERRNFKNGSAIKVAVVGCGYGGVELAATISERLQDRGTVQAINVSKSILTSAPDGNREAAMKVLASRKVELLLGYLVRCIKRATDSEEEDGEGGYMLELEPTEKGVESQVIEADMVLWTVGTKPLLTELEQPSGGPSVLPLNVRGQAETDETLRVKGHPRIFALGDSSSLRDSNGKLLPTTAQVAFQEADFTGWNIWAAINNRPLLPFRFQNLGEMMTLGRYDAAISPSFIEGLTLDGPVGHAARKLAYLIRLPTDEHRFKVGVSWFAKSAVESVALLQSNLAKVFSSS; translated from the exons ATGGAGCAACGAGACTAAGCAGTAAAGCCTCTTTAGCTTCTACAACATCTGGATTCAACCTCTCTTCTCTTAGGAACTCCCCTAGAAACCCCCTTCGCTTATATGTGTCGAGGGCCATCGCAGACAACGGTGGATACACAGAAGTTTCTGAGATTGAAACACCTCCTCCAAGGACTTACACATGGCCTGATAACAAG AGGCCAAGAGTTTGTATTCTAGGTGGCGGCTTTGGAGGATTGTACACAGCTTTGAGGCTTGAATCTCTTGTATGGCCCGACGACAAGAAACCtcag GTGGTTTTGGTTGACCAGTCTGAACGTTTTGTGTTCAAGCCGATGTTGTATGAGCTTCTCTCTGGAG AAGTTGATGTGTGGGAGATTGCTCCTCGTTTCTCGGATTTGCTTACAAACACAGGAATCCAGTTTCTCCGAGATAGAGTCAAAACGCTGCTTCCTTGTGACGGTTTAGGAGTCAATGGCTATGAAAGTTCCGTTACTGGAGGAACCGTCTTGCTCGAAAGCGGTTTTAACATTGAATACGATTG GCTGGTTCTTGCTCTTGGCGCTGAACCTAAGCTTGATCTTGTTCCCGGCGCAATGGAGTTTGCTTTACCGTTTTACACTCTTAACGATGCTATT AGGGTGAACGAGAAGCTGAGCAAACTGGAGAGAAGGAACTTCAAAAACGGCTCTGCCATTAAAGTAGCTGTCGTTGGGTGCGGTTACGGAGGAGTTGAGTTAGCTGCAACCATCTCAGAGAGACTGCAAGACCGCGGAACGGTTCAAGCCATCAACGTGTCCAAGAGTATATTAACATCAGCCCCTGATGGGAACAGAGAGGCAGCTATGAAGGTTCTTGCGTCGAGAAAAGTTGAGTTACTCTTGGGTTATCTTGTTCGTTGCATAAAGAGAGCAACCGATtcagaggaagaagatggagaaggagGGTATATGTTAGAGCTTGAGCCTACAGAGAAAGGAGTAGAGAGTCAAGTCATCGAAGCTGATATGGTGTTATGGACGGTAGGGACTAAGCCTTTGCTTACCGAACTAGAACAGCCTTCAGGAGGTCCTAGTGTCCTTCCTTTGAACGTTAGAGGACAAGCGGAAACAGACGAGACGCTCCGTGTCAAGGGACATCCTCGGATATTCGCGTTAGGTGACTCTTCTTCCTTGAGAGACTCAAACGGAAAGCTTCTTCCTACAACAGCTCAGGTTGCTTTTCAAGAAGCAGACTTCACTGGTTGGAATATTTGGGCTGCCATTAACAACCGTCCTTTGTTACCATTCAg GTTTCAGAATCTAGGTGAGATGATGACTCTTGGAAGATATGATGCTGCTATTTCGCCGAGTTTCATTGAAGGGCTTACGCTTGACGGTCCGGTTGGTCACGCGGCTAGAAAGCTGGCGTATTTGATCAGACTACCAACGGATGAACACAGGTTTAAAGTAGGAGTCAGCTGGTTTGCTAAATCTGCTGTTGAGTCAGTTGCTTTGCTTCAGAGCAATCTTGCCAAGGTCTTTTCTAGTTCTTGA
- the LOC103847188 gene encoding alternative NAD(P)H-ubiquinone oxidoreductase C1, chloroplastic/mitochondrial isoform X2, whose translation MALLSAVSSLLPFSYGATRLSSKASLASTTSGFNLSSLRNSPRNPLRLYVSRAIADNGGYTEVSEIETPPPRTYTWPDNKRPRVCILGGGFGGLYTALRLESLVWPDDKKPQVVLVDQSERFVFKPMLYELLSGARLVLALGAEPKLDLVPGAMEFALPFYTLNDAIRVNEKLSKLERRNFKNGSAIKVAVVGCGYGGVELAATISERLQDRGTVQAINVSKSILTSAPDGNREAAMKVLASRKVELLLGYLVRCIKRATDSEEEDGEGGYMLELEPTEKGVESQVIEADMVLWTVGTKPLLTELEQPSGGPSVLPLNVRGQAETDETLRVKGHPRIFALGDSSSLRDSNGKLLPTTAQVAFQEADFTGWNIWAAINNRPLLPFRFQNLGEMMTLGRYDAAISPSFIEGLTLDGPVGHAARKLAYLIRLPTDEHRFKVGVSWFAKSAVESVALLQSNLAKVFSSS comes from the exons ATGGAGCAACGAGACTAAGCAGTAAAGCCTCTTTAGCTTCTACAACATCTGGATTCAACCTCTCTTCTCTTAGGAACTCCCCTAGAAACCCCCTTCGCTTATATGTGTCGAGGGCCATCGCAGACAACGGTGGATACACAGAAGTTTCTGAGATTGAAACACCTCCTCCAAGGACTTACACATGGCCTGATAACAAG AGGCCAAGAGTTTGTATTCTAGGTGGCGGCTTTGGAGGATTGTACACAGCTTTGAGGCTTGAATCTCTTGTATGGCCCGACGACAAGAAACCtcag GTGGTTTTGGTTGACCAGTCTGAACGTTTTGTGTTCAAGCCGATGTTGTATGAGCTTCTCTCTGGAG CTAGGCTGGTTCTTGCTCTTGGCGCTGAACCTAAGCTTGATCTTGTTCCCGGCGCAATGGAGTTTGCTTTACCGTTTTACACTCTTAACGATGCTATT AGGGTGAACGAGAAGCTGAGCAAACTGGAGAGAAGGAACTTCAAAAACGGCTCTGCCATTAAAGTAGCTGTCGTTGGGTGCGGTTACGGAGGAGTTGAGTTAGCTGCAACCATCTCAGAGAGACTGCAAGACCGCGGAACGGTTCAAGCCATCAACGTGTCCAAGAGTATATTAACATCAGCCCCTGATGGGAACAGAGAGGCAGCTATGAAGGTTCTTGCGTCGAGAAAAGTTGAGTTACTCTTGGGTTATCTTGTTCGTTGCATAAAGAGAGCAACCGATtcagaggaagaagatggagaaggagGGTATATGTTAGAGCTTGAGCCTACAGAGAAAGGAGTAGAGAGTCAAGTCATCGAAGCTGATATGGTGTTATGGACGGTAGGGACTAAGCCTTTGCTTACCGAACTAGAACAGCCTTCAGGAGGTCCTAGTGTCCTTCCTTTGAACGTTAGAGGACAAGCGGAAACAGACGAGACGCTCCGTGTCAAGGGACATCCTCGGATATTCGCGTTAGGTGACTCTTCTTCCTTGAGAGACTCAAACGGAAAGCTTCTTCCTACAACAGCTCAGGTTGCTTTTCAAGAAGCAGACTTCACTGGTTGGAATATTTGGGCTGCCATTAACAACCGTCCTTTGTTACCATTCAg GTTTCAGAATCTAGGTGAGATGATGACTCTTGGAAGATATGATGCTGCTATTTCGCCGAGTTTCATTGAAGGGCTTACGCTTGACGGTCCGGTTGGTCACGCGGCTAGAAAGCTGGCGTATTTGATCAGACTACCAACGGATGAACACAGGTTTAAAGTAGGAGTCAGCTGGTTTGCTAAATCTGCTGTTGAGTCAGTTGCTTTGCTTCAGAGCAATCTTGCCAAGGTCTTTTCTAGTTCTTGA